One Glycine max cultivar Williams 82 chromosome 4, Glycine_max_v4.0, whole genome shotgun sequence DNA segment encodes these proteins:
- the LOC100803111 gene encoding protein spotted leaf 11, with translation MPCLHYYIDFTVFLLSLSSTIQSLQSHNITSTLIKPTKIIAICNITIPTRQLLQFSEPPNGLNIIKNYKPQKFIHSMDTKLLTIRTLVSSLSSSSDQTRLAALRHLRRTSAEDPAARPLISAAGAVPLLASALYSPSHPIQDHAAATLLNLSISDRRPLAASHALPDALAHLLSRHATSSAASAVQSAAATLHSLLAVVSEFRPIITSKPDIIRALVGIISHSDSPTRSIKDALKACFGVALHPPSRIVLIRLGAVPALFALVAKGKDGNRRAGIIEDATAVIAQVAACEESEEAFRKVSGVSVLTMMLSSESGSCSLRTKENAVAALLNLVRCGSERVFREVRDKVGGLDGIAYVQEHGSPKGKSKAVAFFKLLLDGGSSGEVVQDLYPVDPESGSSCSG, from the coding sequence ATGCCATGTCTGCACTATTATATCGACTTCACTGTTTTCCTCCTTTCACTATCTTCCACTATTCAGTCCCTCCAATCCCACAACATTACTTCCACTCTTATTAAACCCACAAAAATAATTGCAATTTGCAACATAACAATCCCAACAAGGCAACTTCTTCAATTCTCAGAACCCCCAAATGGattaaacattattaaaaattataaacctcaaaaattcattcattcaatgGACACCAAGCTTCTAACAATCCGCACCCTCGTCTCATCCCTCAGTTCCTCCTCCGACCAAACCCGCCTGGCCGCCCTCCGCCACCTACGCCGCACCTCCGCCGAAGACCCCGCCGCTCGCCCCCTCATTTCCGCCGCAGGCGCCGTCCCTCTCCTCGCCTCCGCCCTCTACTCCCCCTCCCACCCCATCCAGGACCACGCCGCCGCCACCCTCCTCAACCTCTCCATCTCCGACCGTCGCCCCCTCGCCGCCTCCCACGCCCTCCCGGACGCCCTCGCCCACCTCCTCTCCCGCCACGCCACCTCCTCCGCTGCCTCCGCCGTCCAGTCCGCCGCCGCCACCCTCCACAGCCTCCTCGCCGTCGTCTCCGAGTTCCGCCCCATAATCACCTCTAAACCCGACATCATCCGGGCCCTCGTCGGTATAATCAGTCACTCTGATTCCCCGACGAGGTCCATAAAGGATGCCCTCAAGGCATGCTTTGGAGTAGCCCTCCACCCGCCGAGCCGGATTGTACTAATCCGGCTCGGCGCGGTTCCTGCGCTCTTCGCTCTCGTAGCCAAGGGCAAGGACGGAAATAGGAGGGCTGGCATAATCGAGGACGCCACTGCTGTGATCGCGCAGGTGGCGGCCTGTGAGGAGAGCGAGGAGGCGTTTCGGAAGGTGTCGGGGGTTTCGGTGTTAACGATGATGTTGAGTTCGGAGAGTGGGAGCTGCAGTTTGAGGACGAAGGAGAATGCTGTTGCGGCGTTGTTGAATTTGGTGAGGTGTGGGAGTGAGAGGGTTTTTCGGGAGGTTAGAGACAAAGTTGGGGGCTTGGATGGGATCGCGTACGTGCAGGAACACGGTAGCCCCAAAGGGAAGAGCAAAGCCGTGGCGTTTTTTAAGCTTTTGCTTGATGGTGGAAGCAGTGGTGAAGTTGTTCAAGATTTGTATCCCGTTGATCCAGAATCGGGTTCAAGCTGTAGTGGGTAA